In the Cytophagales bacterium genome, one interval contains:
- the rsfS gene encoding ribosome silencing factor produces the protein MQEKKAVDIKVLNLKKINNSIADYFIICSGNSGTQVDAIANAVEEEVYKKNKHAPWHIEGRENKEWILLDYVDAVAHIFLKDRRKFYALEELWGDAVM, from the coding sequence ATGCAGGAAAAAAAGGCAGTTGATATTAAAGTGTTAAACCTCAAAAAGATCAACAACAGTATAGCCGATTATTTTATTATTTGTTCAGGAAATTCTGGTACACAGGTAGATGCGATTGCAAATGCTGTTGAAGAAGAAGTATATAAAAAAAACAAACATGCTCCCTGGCATATAGAAGGCAGGGAAAATAAGGAATGGATATTGTTAGACTATGTTGATGCCGTTGCACACATATTCTTAAAAGATAGAAGGAAATTTTATGCGCTTGAAGAATTATGGGGGGATGCTGTGATGTAA
- a CDS encoding biotin--[acetyl-CoA-carboxylase] ligase, with the protein MTMTNKIENINPNTLFIGKKIIYLPNCHSTNDSAQLILGNNDVFEGTTIVTNRQTSGKGQKGNHWQSEPGKNLTFSIILKPGFLDVKQQFKLNFAVSLGIFDFLSSFLKSHVKIKWPNDIYYKDSKIAGILIENSIRSMKMQHSIVGIGINVNQVNFEKVGYAVSMKTISGKEYSLENMLADLLGFFEVRYLQLKSNKHKILKSDYMQCLYWYEEKRLFRIPDSGFRFSDYKFEKNQIVEGKIIGIDESGKLGIKIGKEAIYFGFKEIEFVK; encoded by the coding sequence ATGACTATGACCAATAAGATAGAAAATATCAATCCGAATACCCTCTTTATCGGTAAAAAGATCATTTATCTGCCAAATTGTCATTCGACCAATGATTCAGCGCAGTTAATTCTGGGCAATAATGATGTATTTGAAGGCACGACAATTGTAACCAATAGACAAACTTCAGGTAAAGGACAAAAAGGAAATCACTGGCAATCTGAGCCGGGGAAGAATCTTACTTTTTCCATCATTTTAAAACCTGGCTTCCTGGATGTAAAACAGCAATTCAAATTGAATTTTGCGGTTTCACTGGGTATATTTGATTTTCTTAGCAGTTTTTTAAAATCCCATGTCAAAATAAAATGGCCAAATGATATTTACTATAAAGATAGTAAAATTGCAGGAATATTGATAGAAAATTCTATTCGCTCAATGAAAATGCAACATTCAATTGTGGGCATTGGCATAAATGTAAATCAGGTGAATTTTGAGAAAGTGGGATATGCTGTTTCAATGAAAACGATAAGCGGAAAAGAATATTCATTGGAAAATATGTTGGCTGATCTGTTGGGATTTTTTGAAGTTAGATATTTACAGCTAAAATCAAACAAACACAAAATATTAAAGTCTGATTATATGCAATGTTTATATTGGTATGAAGAGAAACGCCTTTTTCGGATTCCGGATTCCGGATTCAGGTTTTCAGATTATAAATTTGAGAAGAACCAGATTGTTGAAGGAAAAATAATTGGAATAGATGAATCCGGAAAATTGGGAATTAAGATTGGGAAAGAGGCGATTTATTTTGGTTTTAAGGAGATTGAATTTGTGAAGTAG